A window of the Candidatus Nanopelagicales bacterium genome harbors these coding sequences:
- a CDS encoding sugar phosphate nucleotidyltransferase — MKAVLMAGGEGVRMRPLTTTLPKPMLPVVGRPLMAHTIDLLRRHQITDLIVAVYYHAAQIRDYFEDGHDFDVSIRYSNETRPLGTAGSVKASGQALSDGTFLVISGDALTGVDLTAFREFHDRQGADMSLLLAHRGDPREFGVALLDDAERIERLLEKPGWGEVLSDTVNTGIYLVEPHVLDLIPSDRESDWARDVIPDLLRSGAKVAGHVTSGYWEDVGSLASYLTVQSDVLGRLVGAEPPGFQVRPGVWLAEGAEVDPEAKLVAPVFVGPFSKIEKDAVAGPDTVVESNAIVRRTAHVQRSVLFDGCRIDIGVELRGAIIGRDSQLMRGCRVDEGAVIADGCTLEEESVVTRDVLIYPGKTVDAGAVVQDSVVWESTSRKQLFGPHGVSGLVNVELTVDKAVRLAAAFASTLPKGSVVTVGRDHSRAARSFNRAVIGALTAGGLFVRDLRTASVPIVRADTANNSAGGILLRTTPGQPDSLDLLVLGKDGTEADVGKQRAIERAFTRAEFRRPYPRDFGDVRVPHRVAEDYANDLLESVNVVGVTEADLRIVVDTAGGTAALVLPALLGRLGVSVLTVNNRLDESRPTESAAERREALQSLARLVSSSQSAFGVHFDPSGERLSIVDDLGHVIDDDRAALIVSDLALAERQGKVALPIIATRVADEVARFHGSSVLRTPADESDLSRVVASSEVILGADGKGGFIVPGVGPHLDPFAAFVMVLGLVARAKLTLSTIDSRIPVSHVVHADVVTPWARKALVMGTVREHAGAQPQKPVGGVLVDHDARRWVFVRPDSAEAVTHLWAEGESLADAEGLLGQWVNVVKQALT; from the coding sequence ATGAAGGCCGTTCTGATGGCAGGGGGGGAAGGCGTCCGGATGCGGCCGCTGACAACCACTTTGCCAAAGCCGATGCTCCCGGTGGTCGGTCGGCCACTGATGGCTCACACAATCGACCTGCTGCGGCGTCACCAGATCACGGATCTCATTGTCGCGGTCTACTACCACGCCGCGCAGATACGCGACTACTTCGAGGACGGCCACGATTTCGACGTCAGCATTCGCTATAGCAACGAGACGCGCCCGCTAGGCACGGCTGGCAGCGTCAAGGCGTCGGGCCAGGCGCTCTCCGATGGCACATTCCTGGTCATCTCCGGTGACGCGCTCACCGGAGTGGATCTGACCGCGTTCAGGGAGTTCCATGACAGGCAGGGCGCGGACATGTCGCTGCTTCTGGCCCATCGCGGGGACCCTCGCGAGTTTGGCGTGGCGCTGCTCGATGACGCCGAGCGGATCGAGAGACTGCTGGAGAAGCCTGGGTGGGGGGAAGTCCTCAGCGACACCGTAAACACCGGCATCTACCTAGTCGAACCTCACGTGCTCGACCTGATCCCCAGCGATCGCGAATCCGACTGGGCTCGCGATGTCATTCCCGATCTGCTGAGGTCCGGGGCCAAAGTCGCCGGGCACGTGACCTCTGGCTACTGGGAGGACGTCGGCTCGCTGGCTTCGTACCTAACTGTCCAAAGCGACGTACTGGGCCGCCTCGTCGGCGCTGAGCCGCCTGGATTCCAGGTCCGGCCAGGAGTGTGGCTGGCCGAAGGAGCCGAGGTCGATCCGGAGGCCAAGCTCGTTGCCCCTGTCTTCGTCGGACCCTTCAGCAAGATAGAGAAGGACGCGGTGGCAGGCCCCGACACCGTCGTAGAGTCGAACGCCATCGTGCGTCGGACGGCCCACGTGCAGCGATCCGTGCTGTTCGACGGTTGCCGCATCGACATCGGGGTCGAACTGCGCGGAGCCATCATCGGCCGCGACTCCCAGCTGATGCGCGGGTGCCGTGTCGACGAGGGCGCCGTCATCGCGGACGGATGCACGCTCGAAGAGGAGTCGGTAGTCACAAGGGACGTTCTGATCTACCCGGGCAAGACTGTTGACGCCGGCGCCGTAGTACAGGACTCGGTCGTGTGGGAATCAACCAGCCGCAAGCAACTCTTCGGACCTCACGGCGTCTCGGGACTGGTCAATGTCGAGCTCACCGTTGACAAGGCCGTGCGGCTGGCGGCCGCCTTCGCCTCCACTCTGCCCAAGGGTTCGGTCGTCACGGTCGGCCGCGATCATTCGCGCGCGGCACGCTCCTTCAACCGAGCGGTCATCGGAGCTCTGACGGCCGGAGGGCTGTTCGTCAGAGACCTACGAACTGCGTCCGTCCCGATTGTCCGTGCGGACACCGCCAACAACTCGGCTGGCGGAATCCTCCTGCGGACAACACCTGGCCAGCCCGACAGCCTTGACTTGCTCGTTCTGGGCAAGGACGGAACAGAAGCTGATGTCGGCAAACAGCGAGCGATCGAGCGCGCGTTCACCCGCGCCGAATTCCGTCGGCCGTATCCGCGTGATTTCGGTGATGTCCGGGTGCCGCACCGAGTAGCGGAGGACTACGCGAACGACCTACTCGAGTCGGTGAACGTCGTCGGCGTCACGGAGGCTGATCTGCGGATCGTCGTCGACACAGCCGGGGGAACAGCGGCACTTGTACTGCCAGCCTTGCTGGGTCGCTTGGGAGTCTCCGTGCTCACGGTCAACAACAGGTTGGACGAATCCAGACCCACGGAGTCGGCCGCCGAAAGGAGGGAAGCTCTCCAGTCGCTTGCCAGGCTGGTGTCGAGCTCCCAATCCGCCTTCGGCGTTCACTTCGATCCATCGGGGGAGAGGCTCAGCATCGTCGACGACCTAGGCCATGTCATCGACGACGATCGGGCGGCGCTCATCGTGTCAGATCTGGCGCTGGCGGAACGACAGGGCAAAGTCGCGCTGCCGATCATCGCCACCCGGGTGGCCGACGAGGTCGCTAGGTTCCATGGCTCATCCGTTCTGCGGACCCCGGCGGACGAGTCTGACTTGTCGCGAGTGGTAGCGAGCTCGGAGGTCATTCTCGGCGCCGACGGCAAGGGCGGCTTCATCGTGCCAGGGGTGGGCCCGCATCTTGATCCGTTCGCGGCCTTCGTGATGGTGCTCGGACTCGTCGCGCGCGCGAAGCTCACGCTGTCGACGATCGATTCGCGCATTCCGGTGTCCCACGTTGTCCACGCGGATGTCGTCACGCCTTGGGCTCGCAAGGCGCTAGTGATGGGCACGGTCCGCGAACACGCTGGTGCCCAGCCGCAGAAACCAGTCGGCGGAGTGCTTGTTGACCACGACGCGAGGCGCTGGGTGTTTGTGCGACCAGACTCCGCCGAAGCAGTGACTCATCTTTGGGCAGAGGGTGAGTCTCTAGCTGACGCCGAGGGTCTGCTGGGTCAATGGGTGAACGTAGTCAAACAGGCTTTGACGTAG
- a CDS encoding CDP-alcohol phosphatidyltransferase family protein, with protein MKIQETRVQTDRVFTIPNILSFLRLLGIPVLLWLILVPKADGWAFALLAVSGITDWADGKIARATGQISRLGQILDPVADRAYIAATLIALALRGLVPWWLVLVLLGRDLVLAALLPALKRRGVLGLPVHFLGKAATFCLLYAFPLILLGAIGGTVGEIAKVVGWASVLWGTGLYLYAAVLYMEQASRVIRTRPVGMS; from the coding sequence GTGAAGATCCAAGAAACGCGAGTCCAGACCGACCGCGTCTTCACGATCCCCAACATCCTGAGCTTCCTGCGGTTGCTCGGCATCCCCGTCTTGCTGTGGCTGATCCTGGTCCCCAAGGCGGACGGTTGGGCGTTCGCGCTTCTAGCGGTCTCGGGGATCACGGACTGGGCTGACGGCAAGATCGCCAGGGCGACCGGGCAGATCTCTCGACTCGGCCAGATTCTGGATCCAGTAGCGGATCGCGCCTACATCGCGGCGACACTCATCGCGCTGGCCCTTCGGGGTCTTGTGCCGTGGTGGCTTGTCCTGGTTCTTCTCGGCAGGGACCTAGTGCTGGCCGCGCTCCTGCCTGCGCTCAAGCGGCGGGGAGTCCTCGGCCTGCCAGTGCACTTCCTCGGCAAGGCCGCCACGTTCTGCCTTCTGTATGCCTTCCCGCTGATTCTGCTCGGCGCGATAGGTGGGACGGTTGGGGAAATCGCCAAGGTCGTGGGCTGGGCGTCCGTGCTCTGGGGCACGGGGCTCTACCTGTACGCCGCTGTTCTGTACATGGAACAAGCAAGTCGAGTGATCAGGACCCGCCCGGTTGGCATGTCCTGA
- a CDS encoding ATP-binding cassette domain-containing protein has product MDDPYADEEIAAGDPRDSDETLPPPAPRDVATVTTEGLGVRRFDQWLVRNLSLNVAPGSVVTVEGPAGAGHSKVLLALSGRVAPDEGSVCVLGGAGAVGWIPELGMLDEQLTVAETMTECAGAIGAPEDAIADALELTDLRGWEDVLCAYLTTPQRVRLGMAWALLSRPVALAVDATVGGPDDSLFALAFHIAKSGCVVLLGTAVPDAPSDMTIRLQPSEVTS; this is encoded by the coding sequence ATGGACGATCCATACGCAGACGAAGAGATCGCAGCTGGGGATCCGCGGGATTCAGACGAAACGCTGCCTCCCCCGGCGCCACGCGACGTGGCCACCGTCACGACGGAGGGCCTCGGCGTTCGCAGGTTCGATCAGTGGCTCGTGCGGAACCTGTCACTGAACGTGGCACCCGGATCCGTCGTGACCGTCGAGGGACCGGCTGGGGCCGGACACAGCAAGGTGCTGCTCGCCCTGTCCGGCAGGGTGGCGCCGGACGAAGGATCCGTCTGTGTGCTCGGCGGCGCCGGAGCCGTCGGCTGGATTCCTGAGCTGGGGATGCTCGACGAACAGCTCACGGTTGCCGAGACGATGACGGAATGCGCCGGAGCGATTGGCGCCCCTGAGGACGCGATAGCCGATGCGTTGGAGCTCACGGACCTGAGGGGCTGGGAGGACGTGCTGTGCGCGTATCTGACAACGCCCCAGCGCGTGAGGCTTGGAATGGCATGGGCGCTGCTTTCGCGTCCGGTGGCGCTGGCTGTTGACGCCACCGTTGGCGGGCCCGACGACAGTCTGTTCGCGCTCGCGTTTCACATCGCCAAGAGCGGCTGCGTCGTGCTGCTCGGGACCGCGGTTCCGGACGCACCATCTGACATGACCATCAGACTTCAGCCCAGCGAGGTGACCTCATGA
- a CDS encoding YhgE/Pip family protein — MTGPVKNSLVRWNRLTALRLAMIAVLVVPLVFGGLMVWSHWNPTGNMNNVPAAIVNEDVPATLPGKTLNAGSQLANTLVSENRLAWTQTTMEEAQKGLDSGAYYIALLIPSDFSADLASIDTASPTQSQLRVITNDATNYVIDEMADRVVERVRVEASEEVQFDFMDAVYTAIEEVQAEGGKAFDNSTTLLQEAKKYAKRATKLAGQAAADVKIDEQTAALMKQIEAASAAIPSSASQMATQSASTAKSASAVRKSGQDVDAQLVKIQKELQSQGLAALAKQVGDAKTDLDKNVLSQTDSIAQATAKEAAQAKEISTKTSQVATQAKTASTQLAQEAKNSKQVSKAASLLADELTGKFVPEVEEMDLALKRAAAQIPPVTEAERRAFSQVLSQPVKVENDRQNPVAAPGDGYASNFLPVAMFVGAILLLVLVLPLNPRLLHLGRNPVQTVWNSYAPLLIFGSAAAFTMFIGTVALVGVRAAAYIPLLLVCLVTMACFAAIVQFLKAAIGMAGTYVALLLLALQMAASGSVFPIQSLNSLFGLLHPILPMSYSVDGVRRTIAGGPLMPYVAVDLLVLIGIGALFLAGTVWIAHRRRIRTEPTLKPELDIA, encoded by the coding sequence ATGACCGGCCCTGTCAAGAACTCGCTTGTACGTTGGAACCGGCTGACGGCCTTGAGGCTTGCCATGATCGCCGTGCTGGTCGTTCCGCTGGTCTTCGGCGGTTTGATGGTTTGGTCCCACTGGAACCCCACCGGGAACATGAACAACGTGCCCGCCGCCATTGTGAACGAGGATGTCCCGGCGACTCTGCCGGGCAAGACGCTCAACGCAGGCAGCCAACTCGCCAACACGCTTGTGTCAGAGAACCGCCTTGCCTGGACCCAGACCACGATGGAGGAAGCGCAAAAGGGTTTGGACTCGGGCGCGTACTACATCGCCTTGCTGATTCCGTCGGACTTCTCGGCGGATCTGGCCAGCATCGACACAGCCTCCCCCACGCAATCGCAGTTGCGAGTTATCACCAACGACGCCACCAACTACGTGATCGACGAGATGGCTGATCGTGTGGTCGAACGTGTGCGCGTGGAAGCTAGCGAAGAGGTGCAGTTCGACTTCATGGATGCGGTCTACACGGCCATCGAAGAAGTGCAGGCCGAAGGCGGCAAGGCCTTCGACAATTCGACCACGCTTCTTCAAGAGGCGAAGAAGTACGCCAAGCGCGCCACGAAGCTGGCCGGGCAGGCGGCGGCGGACGTCAAGATCGATGAGCAGACGGCCGCACTCATGAAGCAGATCGAAGCCGCGTCGGCGGCGATTCCTTCATCCGCGAGCCAGATGGCAACGCAGTCAGCCTCCACCGCGAAATCTGCCAGCGCGGTTCGCAAGTCCGGACAGGACGTTGACGCGCAGCTTGTGAAGATCCAGAAGGAACTCCAAAGCCAAGGACTCGCGGCCCTGGCCAAGCAGGTCGGCGACGCGAAAACCGATCTGGACAAGAACGTGCTGTCGCAGACGGATTCCATCGCGCAGGCGACTGCGAAGGAAGCCGCCCAGGCCAAGGAGATATCAACCAAGACGTCTCAGGTAGCGACGCAGGCGAAGACGGCATCGACACAGCTGGCGCAAGAGGCGAAGAACTCCAAACAGGTGTCGAAGGCAGCAAGCCTGCTGGCTGATGAGTTGACCGGGAAGTTCGTTCCGGAGGTCGAGGAGATGGATCTCGCGTTGAAGCGTGCGGCGGCGCAGATCCCTCCAGTGACGGAGGCTGAGCGGCGTGCATTCAGCCAGGTCCTGTCCCAGCCCGTCAAAGTCGAGAACGACCGTCAGAATCCAGTCGCCGCCCCCGGTGACGGATACGCCTCCAACTTCCTGCCGGTGGCGATGTTCGTAGGCGCGATCTTGCTCCTGGTGCTCGTTCTCCCGTTGAACCCCAGGTTGCTGCATCTAGGCCGAAACCCGGTCCAGACCGTCTGGAACTCCTACGCGCCGTTGCTGATCTTCGGGTCTGCCGCCGCGTTCACGATGTTCATCGGGACCGTCGCACTCGTTGGCGTGCGGGCCGCCGCCTACATACCCCTACTCCTGGTGTGCCTGGTGACGATGGCGTGTTTCGCGGCGATCGTCCAGTTCCTGAAGGCAGCCATTGGCATGGCGGGAACATACGTAGCACTACTCCTGCTTGCTCTCCAGATGGCCGCTTCGGGCAGCGTCTTCCCGATCCAGTCGCTGAACAGTCTGTTCGGGCTCCTTCACCCGATCCTGCCCATGAGCTACAGCGTCGATGGAGTGCGCAGGACGATCGCTGGCGGGCCGCTGATGCCATACGTGGCGGTGGATCTACTGGTGCTGATCGGCATCGGCGCGCTATTCCTCGCCGGTACCGTCTGGATCGCGCATCGTCGACGGATCAGGACCGAGCCAACGTTGAAACCGGAGTTGGACATAGCCTGA